The DNA window GTCACCTGGAGTTCACGGTAACAGTCCGTGAAGAACCGATCGAACTAATTCCCGGGGGATCCGATTCGACCTGTCGGGAATTCTTGGTTTCATCTCACGGTTTGCGTCGGATACGGTACTCATTCCGAGCCCCCTTCCACTCCGGCCCAATGGCGGTCCTGCAGGCCGAGATTCATCTTGAACTCCTTGTATCCCGCGTGGAGCCTCCCCGAGGCGGTCTCAATCCGAACCAAGAATTCGTCGAGCTAGGTGCCTTTCGTACCAAGAGGTTACGGCGATTGCCTTATATCGAAATATTCAAGTGGAACTCCATTTTGAACCGAATTCGTGCTGAAACCGAGTCAGCAAAACCGAAGCGTGACCGCATGCGTTTGACTCATGAATATCAAGAACTGCTCGACAGCGGTGTAGTCAAAACGCGTGCAGAACTGGCTCGAAGAATGGGAGTCAGCAGAGCCAGAGTGACTCAGGTGCTAAATCGGCTCAAGACCCGATAATATTGTCGTTTTTTTGTGCACAGTGGTTCGATGTTTCGCAGGAAGCAAACTGCAATTCGCCGCGAGTTTTCCGAGATGCCATCCGAAACGTTTCTTACCACAACCAAGGATCGGTTACCGTTTCTTCCTCACGAATTCGTCACGCGAGAGTTTGCCGTCGCCGTTCATGTCAAAACGATTGAAGCGTTCTTCGAGGTCAGATTTCCCGACCAGACCGTTCTTGTACTCATCCAGCGAAAGATACTCGTCCTTATTCGTGTCCCAGCGATCAAAAGGAATGTTGCGATCTCCCTTCCCTTTTGCTCTGGTCTTCGTGGGCTTGTTCGGCGCGGCAGACGGTTCTTGTTGAGTACTCAGAGCAGTGCCAATGAACGACTTACCTTTGCCAACAACCTCCGGGTAACTTCGCAGAAACTGATTTTCGTCGATCAGGTTCAGATAATAGTGAGTTGTCCCCACGGGCAACTCGACAGTGACCGTGTTGTTTGCCGCCAGAGTCGCCGGTTTGCGATACCATTCCTCGTATTGTTCGCCGCCGTTGAGCGTGTAGATCAAGTCCGCGTTGGTGACACGGGCGCCGTTTTCTTTGTAGGTCACGCTCACTTGTTGCCCGTGTCTTTGATGAGACTCGACCGTGCAAACCTTGTCCTGGTTTGGCAAGGGTGTCGCACTGGCAGGGTTGTAATACGGATAGCTTGCATTCATCTCTGCCAGCGCGGCTGTCAGTTTCTTGTTCATGCTTTGGGTTAGTTCCGGATTCGACTCGGCCAGGTTCTTCGCTTCTTCGATATCAACACGTTTCGCGTCCCCGCTGGATGAATCGTAAAGCTGAAACAGCTCCAAAGGCGCTGTTCCTTCATTGCCGACGTGGTCGAAATTGCGGACCAGTTTGTAATCGCCGACGCGAATCGTGCTTTCCATCGCCGATCCGTGCGGGAAGTGCCACACCATCGTATCGCGGGTCGTCCCGTCAGCGTGTTTGACCAGCTCGGCATCGGTGGGGTTGTTGTGCAAGAGCGGCAGCAGGTCACACCCATCGAGATTCTTGTTTGGTGGCTTGGGTGTTCCGGTCATTGACAGGATCGTGGGATAGAAATCGAGTCCGTTGGCCATCACGTCGGTCTGAACGCCCGGCGCAATGCCGGGACCTGCGATCAGCAACGGAACACGGGTCCCGCCTTCCATCGCCGAAATCTTGCCGCGAGCCAACGGTTCGTTGTCGGTGTAGCGTTCCTTTGTACTTCCTTCCATGCCGCCGTTGTCGGAGGTGAAGATTACATAAGTATTTTCACTGAGCTTGTGACCGGGCCAACGCGGATCTTCGGTTTCGTCCAGGTAATTAAAGATCGTGCCGACGTAGTAATCCAATTCCTCAACCATCGCGCAGTAAAATGGATTCTGCTGCCCGGGAATGTCCTTAGTAGGTGGGTGCGCTGGATCAGTACCCAAACGTTTGGTGTATTTATCCAGAAGAGCCTGCGAACGCGTATGAATTGGAGCGTGGACAAGCCAGGTCGCGTAGTAGAGAAAGAACGGTTTGTCTTTGTTGTCGTTCAAAAAGGTAAGGGCATCTTCGTTGGTTTGATGAAATGGAAACCCGTTTTCGTCCAACCGAAACGGATCCTTCTTTTCTTTCGTGGCGAATCCTGCCAGGCGATCGTCCATGCTCCGCCGAGCACCGCGACTGGATTGTGTGTAGTCAAACCCAACATCCTTAGGCTGTGGAAAGGCTTTGTGGCTGATCGCAATATGCCACTTGCCTGAATGGCCGGTTGCGTAGCCGTTCTGCCGCAACGCTTTGGCGATTGTCATTTCGTCAGCCGGCATCCGGCCGCTATACCACGGATCCATAACTCGGGAGTGTTTACTGTGGGGAGCTGGTGGCGCTCCTCCCACGATGCTTGTCTTCTGAGCCCGCGCGGCATGGTTGCCGCTGATGATCGCACACCGCGACGAAGAACAAACCGGCGTCGGTGAATAGCCCTGCCAGAACATGACTCCTTTTTTGGCGAAGGCGTCGATGTTGGGCGTTTCCATTGGCGAAGGCTCGTCGATGTCATAGCATTTGACGTCTTGCCAGCCCAGGTCGTCTGTCAGCAATAACAAGACGTTTGGCTTCTCGGGACGATCATCGGCTGCAAGCAGCCCGGTGAGGTTGACCGAGAGCGATGCTGCCGACAGAAACAGAAACTGGAGTAATCGAATTTTCATGGGAACGAATTCCGTGTTTTGAAATGGATGGTTCGTAAGGACTGTTCTTGCCACGGTGGTGCTGATGTCCTGCTAATCAGTCTCCCCAAGGGCGCGGCGACTAGACATGACCGTGCGTTCTTCATTTTGCCAATTTTGTCACCAGCACCTGGCAGCGCGATCTGTGTTCTTTCAACACGGATTCGTACGCCGGGGCGTTGGCCAGATTTTTCTGCTCTTTAGGATCGCTCTTGAGATCAAACAGCTCTTCGTAAATTGGCTGCTCGCCGCCCACGGATGCTTCCGGCAAGTACTT is part of the Rubinisphaera margarita genome and encodes:
- a CDS encoding sulfatase-like hydrolase/transferase, with the translated sequence MLLLTDDLGWQDVKCYDIDEPSPMETPNIDAFAKKGVMFWQGYSPTPVCSSSRCAIISGNHAARAQKTSIVGGAPPAPHSKHSRVMDPWYSGRMPADEMTIAKALRQNGYATGHSGKWHIAISHKAFPQPKDVGFDYTQSSRGARRSMDDRLAGFATKEKKDPFRLDENGFPFHQTNEDALTFLNDNKDKPFFLYYATWLVHAPIHTRSQALLDKYTKRLGTDPAHPPTKDIPGQQNPFYCAMVEELDYYVGTIFNYLDETEDPRWPGHKLSENTYVIFTSDNGGMEGSTKERYTDNEPLARGKISAMEGGTRVPLLIAGPGIAPGVQTDVMANGLDFYPTILSMTGTPKPPNKNLDGCDLLPLLHNNPTDAELVKHADGTTRDTMVWHFPHGSAMESTIRVGDYKLVRNFDHVGNEGTAPLELFQLYDSSSGDAKRVDIEEAKNLAESNPELTQSMNKKLTAALAEMNASYPYYNPASATPLPNQDKVCTVESHQRHGQQVSVTYKENGARVTNADLIYTLNGGEQYEEWYRKPATLAANNTVTVELPVGTTHYYLNLIDENQFLRSYPEVVGKGKSFIGTALSTQQEPSAAPNKPTKTRAKGKGDRNIPFDRWDTNKDEYLSLDEYKNGLVGKSDLEERFNRFDMNGDGKLSRDEFVRKKR